From a single Fulvivirga ulvae genomic region:
- a CDS encoding Rossmann-like and DUF2520 domain-containing protein yields the protein MMLNNNYVSFIGAGNLAWHLAPALDNAGYPVKEVCSRSPKSSRALVNRLYQAEVNEGYDFSNSPSQYFIIAVPDDIISEIAREIILPEQAILLHTSGAKSIDLLSYAASEHIGVFYPLQTFSKQKKVDLTHVPICIEAEDSATEKLLFTMGKAISRKVLHVNSGDRKALHVAAVFACNFVNHFMKISEDILSGSKLDFDLLHPLIAETINKSFELGPGKSQTGPARRHDFETLDKHMEFLNKNEAVAEIYKIVSQHIIDSYPQD from the coding sequence ATGATGTTAAATAACAATTATGTTTCTTTTATTGGCGCCGGTAATTTAGCATGGCATCTGGCTCCTGCACTGGATAATGCAGGATACCCGGTTAAAGAGGTTTGCAGTAGGTCTCCAAAGAGTTCCAGGGCTTTGGTGAACAGGCTCTATCAGGCTGAGGTTAATGAAGGATATGATTTCTCGAATAGTCCGTCCCAATATTTTATTATAGCAGTTCCTGATGATATCATTTCGGAGATCGCACGTGAAATAATTCTGCCGGAGCAGGCTATTTTACTACATACATCAGGAGCTAAGTCTATCGATCTGCTCTCTTACGCTGCCAGTGAACACATTGGCGTTTTTTATCCCCTACAAACTTTTAGTAAACAAAAAAAGGTAGATCTCACCCATGTGCCCATATGTATAGAAGCTGAAGATTCGGCTACTGAGAAGCTGCTTTTTACCATGGGCAAGGCTATAAGCAGGAAGGTTCTACACGTAAATTCAGGAGACCGTAAAGCACTACATGTTGCGGCTGTTTTTGCCTGTAATTTTGTTAACCATTTCATGAAAATATCTGAGGATATTTTATCAGGTAGCAAGCTGGATTTTGATTTGCTTCATCCTTTGATAGCAGAGACCATCAATAAAAGCTTTGAGCTTGGGCCAGGCAAGTCTCAGACTGGCCCGGCCCGGAGGCATGATTTTGAAACACTTGACAAACACATGGAGTTTTTGAACAAGAATGAAGCCGTAGCTGAAATTTATAAAATCGTCTCTCAACACATTATCGATAGTTATCCTCAGGATTAA
- a CDS encoding TonB-dependent receptor gives MKRTFLLLTLILCFKISLGQQQASIHGQIKNEAGAIPGATVQIPSSQTGDVADAQGRFSLPNLDPGDYKLEFRSIGYKPVVKTVNVAAGQSLELNITLEENSLGLDEVVVTGTMKPTFVKSSPVKVSVVTSEYFNTFTPAAASSVVEGIKLVNGVQEVVACGVCFTNSISINGLPGPYTAVLMDGTPIYGNLASVYGLNGIPSMIIDRFEVIKGPSSTLYGSEALAGVINIITKDPEDQPLLSVDLMGTSHLESFGNLSAAPSIGKSNGFIGLNYAYINDFDDRNSDGFGDMANLDRYSLFTKWNIHRPSNKKFTVAAKYYYEDRRNGVEEFLTDRNYQEIRGSDEIYGESIYTHRAELFGTYELPSNANLKIDYSLSQHLQDSYYGADYYEAEQGIAFANFIWDKQLNDHSILAGITSRYQHYDDNTVATINSGTGKNSPDNQFIPGIFLQDEWAVSEKLSLLTGGRLDHYTSHGAIFSPRVNAKYKPGKWTTLRANFGTGFRIVNLFTEDHAFITGQRSVEIVEELKPERSLNGTLNLNHVYSIGKSQGTVDFDVYYTYFSNKIIPNYDDPNKIIYANTDGHAITKGIGINVTHDFYFPLAVNVGFNVQEATQTEPNDEGTLETTSIEFAPEWSGVITANYTWAQPKINIAYTLRLTGTMALPAVYDVGSDGEPLSEPRSTTSEPYMFHNIQFSKEISKAWSVYGGVQNLFDYVQPISPLTGFNDPNTPTGFSPYFDTAYAYAPIHGREFYLGVKWNLSKAR, from the coding sequence ATGAAAAGAACATTTTTACTATTAACTCTTATACTGTGCTTCAAGATTTCCTTAGGACAACAACAGGCTAGCATTCATGGACAAATAAAAAATGAAGCGGGAGCAATTCCCGGAGCCACAGTACAAATACCGTCTTCACAAACCGGAGATGTGGCAGACGCTCAGGGGCGTTTTAGCTTACCCAACCTGGATCCGGGAGATTATAAGTTGGAGTTTAGGTCCATCGGCTATAAGCCAGTAGTAAAAACTGTAAATGTCGCCGCAGGACAAAGCCTGGAGCTTAATATTACGCTTGAGGAAAATAGTCTTGGTCTGGATGAAGTCGTAGTGACGGGGACAATGAAACCTACTTTTGTAAAATCATCGCCTGTTAAGGTAAGTGTCGTTACTTCTGAATATTTCAATACATTTACGCCCGCGGCAGCCTCTTCCGTTGTAGAGGGTATCAAGCTGGTTAATGGAGTTCAGGAGGTTGTTGCTTGCGGAGTATGTTTCACCAACAGCATCAGCATAAACGGTCTGCCAGGGCCATATACCGCTGTACTTATGGATGGTACACCTATATATGGCAACCTGGCTTCTGTCTATGGTCTAAATGGTATTCCAAGTATGATCATAGATAGATTTGAGGTTATAAAAGGCCCGAGTTCCACACTATATGGCTCGGAAGCCTTAGCAGGAGTAATAAACATTATCACCAAAGATCCTGAGGATCAGCCACTGCTTTCAGTTGACCTTATGGGTACCTCGCACCTCGAATCATTTGGCAACTTATCAGCCGCCCCGTCAATTGGTAAATCAAATGGATTTATTGGTCTGAATTATGCTTATATCAACGATTTTGATGACAGAAATAGTGATGGTTTCGGAGATATGGCTAACCTGGACAGGTATTCATTATTTACTAAATGGAACATTCATCGCCCAAGCAATAAGAAATTTACGGTAGCCGCAAAATACTACTATGAAGATAGAAGAAACGGGGTTGAAGAGTTTTTGACTGACCGAAACTACCAGGAAATACGCGGTAGTGATGAAATTTACGGTGAAAGCATCTACACACACCGCGCTGAGCTTTTTGGCACATATGAGCTTCCCTCTAATGCCAACCTAAAAATCGACTATTCCCTGAGTCAACATTTACAGGACAGCTACTATGGAGCCGATTATTACGAAGCAGAACAAGGAATTGCCTTTGCGAATTTTATTTGGGACAAACAATTAAATGATCACTCCATACTTGCCGGTATTACTTCAAGATATCAGCATTACGATGATAATACAGTGGCTACTATAAATTCTGGTACTGGCAAAAATTCACCAGATAATCAATTTATTCCGGGTATTTTTCTACAGGATGAATGGGCTGTATCTGAAAAATTATCGCTTTTAACAGGAGGTAGACTCGATCACTACACATCTCATGGGGCAATTTTTTCACCTCGTGTCAATGCCAAATATAAACCCGGCAAATGGACTACTTTAAGAGCTAATTTTGGAACCGGTTTTAGAATAGTGAACCTGTTTACTGAGGATCATGCTTTTATTACAGGACAAAGAAGTGTAGAGATAGTAGAAGAGCTTAAACCAGAAAGATCACTTAATGGAACCCTTAACCTCAACCATGTATACTCCATAGGTAAAAGTCAGGGGACGGTGGATTTTGATGTGTACTACACCTACTTTTCTAATAAAATAATACCCAACTATGATGATCCTAATAAAATTATCTATGCGAATACAGATGGTCATGCAATCACCAAGGGTATAGGTATAAATGTAACACATGACTTTTATTTCCCTCTTGCAGTAAATGTGGGGTTCAATGTACAGGAAGCTACTCAGACAGAGCCCAATGACGAAGGTACGCTTGAAACCACTTCTATAGAGTTTGCCCCTGAATGGAGCGGTGTAATCACAGCAAATTATACCTGGGCACAACCCAAGATTAATATAGCGTATACCCTAAGGCTTACAGGCACAATGGCTCTGCCCGCTGTTTATGATGTAGGATCGGATGGTGAACCATTATCTGAGCCGCGATCAACCACTTCCGAGCCCTATATGTTTCATAACATTCAGTTTTCCAAAGAAATATCCAAGGCCTGGTCTGTTTATGGAGGAGTACAAAATCTATTTGATTATGTTCAGCCGATATCGCCACTCACCGGATTTAATGACCCAAATACACCTACGGGCTTTAGTCCTTACTTTGATACCGCATACGCCTATGCACCCATCCACGGACGCGAGTTTTATTTGGGGGTAAAATGGAATCTGTCAAAAGCACGTTAA
- the prmC gene encoding peptide chain release factor N(5)-glutamine methyltransferase, producing the protein MSRNIPDSSKKLLKYITDEIQLEESTEEVLSIAYMIMEHVFNLDKAEIILDRSINVANSKARELNEFIKRINTHEPVQYIIGQTEFYGREFKVDKGVLIPRGETEELVHLIINENHGKRIKLLDIGTGTGCIPITLLKELRGSRAFAIDYDPRAMKVARKNAELHKVQIEFLLIDILNEPIPVQSLDVIVSNPPYVTESDKLLMKPNVLKYEPAMALFVEDSDPLLYYRRIAELAKSTLKEHGILYFEINERFGEDVQALLEIMDYSKVQVIKDLHGKDRIVRASNSVNVLS; encoded by the coding sequence ATGTCCCGCAATATTCCGGACTCGTCCAAGAAGCTTTTAAAATATATCACAGACGAAATCCAGCTGGAAGAAAGTACCGAAGAGGTTCTTAGTATTGCTTATATGATCATGGAGCATGTTTTTAACCTGGATAAAGCAGAAATTATACTTGACAGATCCATTAATGTGGCTAATTCAAAAGCTAGGGAACTTAATGAATTTATAAAACGGATAAATACTCATGAGCCTGTCCAATATATCATCGGCCAAACGGAATTCTACGGGCGTGAATTTAAGGTGGATAAAGGTGTATTGATACCTCGTGGGGAAACGGAAGAGCTGGTTCACCTGATTATTAATGAGAATCATGGTAAAAGAATCAAGTTGCTGGATATTGGTACCGGAACGGGCTGTATACCGATTACGCTATTAAAGGAGCTGAGAGGCTCCAGGGCCTTTGCTATAGACTATGACCCTCGCGCAATGAAGGTTGCCAGGAAGAATGCAGAACTACATAAAGTACAGATTGAATTCTTACTTATAGATATCTTAAATGAACCTATACCAGTCCAGTCCCTGGATGTTATTGTAAGCAACCCTCCATATGTAACGGAAAGCGATAAGCTACTTATGAAACCTAACGTACTTAAATATGAACCGGCTATGGCGTTATTTGTTGAGGACTCAGACCCACTATTATACTACAGACGAATTGCTGAGCTGGCCAAAAGTACTTTGAAGGAACACGGTATACTCTACTTTGAGATCAATGAACGATTTGGAGAAGATGTTCAGGCACTGCTGGAAATTATGGATTATTCAAAAGTTCAGGTGATCAAAGATTTGCACGGCAAGGATAGAATTGTGAGAGCATCAAATTCAGTCAATGTGCTCTCCTAA
- the ribD gene encoding bifunctional diaminohydroxyphosphoribosylaminopyrimidine deaminase/5-amino-6-(5-phosphoribosylamino)uracil reductase RibD, with translation MHNDELFIQRAFDLAFLGLGSVSPNPLVGCVIVHHNKVIGEGWHMKYGDAHAEVNAINSVADKSLLPESTVYVSLEPCAHFGKTPPCSDLLVRHRVKRVVISNMDTNPLVGGKGIKKLEEAGIEVVTGVLEREGLEINKRFFTGLKKKRPYIILKWAETEDGFVARKNYDSKWISNETSRKLVHKWRAEEDSIMVGTNTAYYDNPGLNVRDWSGRNPVRVVIDRNLRLPKNLKIFDGSQPTICYNLLSGQASKRLQYVKLSETNFLEALFLNLYEHGLRSIIVEGGAQLLNLLIEKDMWDEARVFISQTKFKEGIKAPAISGLVAEEMIDTDKLLIYKN, from the coding sequence ATGCATAACGATGAACTCTTTATACAACGGGCTTTTGATTTGGCCTTTCTGGGTTTAGGTAGCGTTAGTCCTAATCCGCTGGTAGGGTGTGTAATTGTTCACCATAATAAAGTAATAGGAGAGGGATGGCACATGAAATATGGCGATGCCCATGCTGAGGTTAATGCCATCAATAGTGTGGCAGATAAAAGCTTGTTGCCGGAAAGTACTGTATATGTAAGCCTGGAACCTTGTGCTCATTTCGGAAAAACACCTCCGTGCTCGGACCTCCTGGTGAGGCATAGGGTAAAAAGAGTGGTCATCTCAAACATGGATACCAATCCACTGGTTGGAGGGAAAGGAATTAAAAAACTTGAAGAGGCCGGTATAGAGGTGGTTACAGGTGTATTGGAACGTGAAGGTCTGGAAATCAATAAGCGCTTCTTTACAGGACTAAAAAAGAAGAGGCCTTACATTATACTCAAATGGGCCGAAACGGAAGATGGCTTTGTTGCCCGAAAGAATTATGATTCAAAGTGGATTAGCAATGAAACCAGCAGGAAACTAGTACATAAATGGAGGGCTGAGGAGGATAGTATAATGGTCGGTACCAATACCGCCTATTATGATAACCCTGGTTTAAATGTGCGCGATTGGTCCGGGAGAAATCCGGTCAGGGTAGTTATAGACCGAAATTTAAGATTACCAAAGAACCTGAAAATATTCGATGGTTCGCAGCCTACCATTTGTTATAATTTGCTGTCGGGTCAGGCAAGTAAGCGATTGCAATACGTAAAACTGTCCGAGACTAATTTTCTTGAGGCTCTTTTTCTAAATCTTTATGAACATGGTTTACGTTCCATAATAGTTGAAGGAGGGGCGCAATTATTAAATTTGCTGATCGAAAAAGATATGTGGGACGAGGCAAGAGTGTTTATTTCCCAAACCAAATTTAAGGAAGGTATTAAAGCACCGGCCATTTCCGGGCTTGTCGCAGAAGAGATGATCGATACTGATAAATTGCTGATATATAAAAACTAA
- a CDS encoding GAF domain-containing protein — protein MAEELIVNTSADKQEKYKSLLPQIEGLISVESDLVANLSNIAAALRYGMGFFWVGFYIVKNDELVLGPFQGPIACTRIRKGKGVCGTAWEKAETVLVPNVDEFPGHIACSSDSKSEIVLPAFKDNEVVLILDVDSDKLNDFDETDKVYLEKLMKLIEAKL, from the coding sequence ATGGCTGAAGAATTAATTGTAAATACGAGTGCGGATAAACAGGAAAAGTATAAATCTCTGCTACCACAGATTGAAGGGTTAATTTCTGTCGAGAGTGATTTGGTGGCTAACCTCTCAAATATAGCTGCAGCCTTGAGGTATGGGATGGGCTTTTTTTGGGTGGGGTTTTATATTGTGAAGAATGATGAATTGGTGTTGGGGCCTTTCCAGGGGCCTATAGCCTGCACGAGAATACGTAAGGGTAAAGGGGTATGCGGTACAGCCTGGGAAAAAGCAGAGACAGTACTTGTTCCTAATGTAGATGAATTTCCCGGACATATTGCCTGTAGCTCAGATTCAAAATCAGAGATTGTTTTACCAGCTTTTAAAGATAATGAGGTGGTACTTATCCTTGATGTGGATAGTGATAAGCTAAATGATTTTGATGAGACAGATAAGGTCTACCTGGAGAAATTGATGAAATTAATTGAGGCCAAGCTTTAA
- a CDS encoding phosphatidylserine decarboxylase family protein, with the protein MSIHKEGRVLLVVLLIILTIINVMVYFGFPDQPIVFRLVLGVTIVLFLLVLQFFRNPRIITPVNDRHVVAPADGKVVVIEETTETEYLKDRRIQISIFMSPVNVHVNRMPVKGVVEFFKYHAGKYLVAWHPKSSTENERTTVVVKTPKGVSILMRQIAGALARRIKWYVKEGEEFEQGQEFGFIKFGSRVDVFLPLTAKVKVDIGQKTKGGMTVLAELD; encoded by the coding sequence TTGAGCATACATAAAGAAGGACGGGTTTTATTAGTAGTACTGCTGATCATACTGACGATTATCAACGTCATGGTCTATTTTGGTTTTCCTGATCAACCCATTGTTTTCAGGCTGGTTTTAGGAGTAACTATTGTACTCTTTCTGCTCGTCCTTCAGTTTTTCAGAAACCCAAGAATCATTACCCCTGTCAATGACCGGCATGTAGTGGCTCCTGCCGATGGTAAAGTTGTAGTGATTGAAGAAACTACAGAAACGGAATACCTTAAAGATAGGAGGATTCAAATTTCAATATTCATGTCGCCAGTGAACGTACATGTTAATAGAATGCCCGTAAAGGGAGTTGTAGAGTTTTTCAAATACCACGCCGGCAAGTACCTTGTGGCCTGGCACCCCAAATCAAGCACTGAAAACGAAAGGACTACCGTAGTGGTAAAAACCCCTAAAGGAGTATCTATTTTGATGCGACAAATTGCCGGCGCACTGGCCAGACGCATTAAATGGTATGTTAAGGAAGGGGAGGAATTTGAGCAGGGGCAGGAATTCGGTTTTATCAAATTCGGTTCCCGAGTAGACGTTTTCTTACCCCTTACAGCCAAGGTTAAGGTAGATATTGGCCAAAAGACCAAAGGAGGAATGACAGTTTTGGCCGAGCTAGATTAA
- a CDS encoding Glu/Leu/Phe/Val family dehydrogenase: MGYIEPAPLKDEKNPFEAMMSRFHIASQILGIDDEVYNVLKSPAKQVIVSLPITMDDGSIRVFDGYRVIHSNILGPSKGGIRFDPGVNIDEVKALAAWMTWKCAVVDIPYGGAKGGIQCNPREMSSGEIERLMRAYTLSMVEIFGPDRDIPAPDMGTGPREMAWLMDEYSRTQGMTINSVVTGKPLVLGGSLGRTEATGRGVMVSALAAMEKLKINPYKATCAVQGFGNVGSFAALLLAERGVKVVAISDLSGAYHNENGIDIQAAIDYRNGNNGTLTGFPGAEMIGGDEILGLEVDVLVPAATEDVITSQNVENIRAKLIVEGANGPTSAKADNVINDKGIMVAPDILANAGGVTVSYFEWVQNRLGYKWTGERVNRRSDRIMKDAFDNVYNTSKEYNVSMRIAAYIVAIDKVAKTYKYRGGY; this comes from the coding sequence ATGGGTTATATAGAGCCTGCACCCCTAAAGGACGAAAAGAATCCTTTTGAAGCAATGATGTCGAGATTTCACATTGCTTCTCAAATACTTGGAATTGACGACGAGGTCTACAACGTTTTAAAATCTCCTGCCAAGCAAGTTATTGTTTCACTGCCTATAACCATGGATGACGGTTCTATCCGCGTATTTGACGGATACAGGGTTATCCATTCAAATATTTTGGGACCCTCAAAAGGTGGAATCCGTTTTGACCCGGGTGTGAACATTGACGAGGTAAAAGCTTTGGCTGCCTGGATGACCTGGAAATGTGCTGTTGTGGATATTCCTTATGGCGGAGCTAAAGGAGGCATTCAGTGTAATCCAAGAGAAATGTCGTCAGGAGAGATTGAGCGTTTGATGAGAGCGTATACCCTATCAATGGTCGAAATCTTCGGACCTGACAGAGATATTCCTGCCCCTGATATGGGAACAGGACCAAGAGAGATGGCATGGTTAATGGATGAGTATTCAAGAACCCAGGGTATGACCATCAACTCTGTAGTAACAGGCAAACCTTTGGTACTTGGCGGATCATTAGGTAGAACAGAAGCCACAGGCAGAGGTGTAATGGTCTCCGCATTAGCGGCTATGGAAAAGCTAAAAATCAACCCTTACAAAGCTACCTGCGCCGTACAAGGCTTTGGAAACGTAGGCTCGTTCGCTGCTCTTTTACTGGCCGAACGCGGTGTAAAGGTGGTAGCCATTAGTGATCTTTCAGGTGCTTACCACAATGAAAATGGTATTGATATTCAGGCTGCCATTGATTATCGAAATGGCAACAATGGAACACTAACCGGCTTCCCCGGTGCAGAAATGATCGGTGGCGATGAAATATTAGGATTAGAAGTTGATGTACTGGTGCCTGCGGCAACTGAGGATGTGATCACCTCACAAAATGTGGAAAACATAAGAGCAAAGCTGATTGTTGAAGGAGCAAACGGACCTACATCCGCAAAAGCTGACAATGTTATCAACGATAAAGGCATTATGGTAGCTCCGGACATCCTTGCCAATGCTGGTGGTGTTACTGTATCGTACTTCGAATGGGTACAAAACCGACTGGGCTATAAGTGGACAGGTGAGCGTGTAAACAGACGTTCTGACAGGATTATGAAAGATGCGTTTGATAATGTATACAATACTTCAAAGGAGTATAACGTATCCATGAGAATTGCAGCTTACATAGTTGCCATAGATAAAGTAGCTAAGACCTACAAATATCGTGGTGGTTATTAA
- a CDS encoding phosphatidate cytidylyltransferase yields MTSILNKYSNLTQRIIAALVGALIIISGICYSEWTYFIIFISICTATQLEFYKLVGLDGMLPLKTFGTFCGLCIFSLSFFIESGRIHSKYYFAIFPVATLIYLIYLYKKKEVKPFRGIAFTFLGILYVAIPFSLLNVVAFFSGEYTFELILGSLLILWANDTGAYFAGVRYGKRKLFERVSPKKSWEGSIGGLLLALAMAYGLHYTTDVLMPWQWLCVGFIIIIGGTYGDLVESLFKRSIEIKDSGRLIPGHGGFLDRFDGLLLSAPFITTFLKIF; encoded by the coding sequence ATGACATCAATTTTAAATAAGTACAGTAATTTAACACAACGGATCATTGCAGCCTTGGTTGGCGCATTAATTATTATCAGCGGAATATGCTACAGTGAATGGACCTATTTTATCATTTTCATTTCAATTTGCACCGCCACTCAACTGGAATTTTATAAGCTGGTGGGCCTGGACGGAATGCTTCCGTTGAAAACCTTTGGTACATTCTGCGGACTTTGTATTTTCTCTTTATCCTTTTTTATAGAAAGCGGAAGGATTCATTCCAAGTACTATTTCGCCATTTTTCCGGTGGCAACACTGATATACCTGATCTATTTGTATAAGAAAAAAGAGGTTAAGCCCTTCAGGGGAATAGCTTTCACTTTTCTGGGTATATTATATGTTGCAATCCCCTTTTCATTGCTTAACGTGGTAGCTTTCTTTTCCGGTGAATATACATTTGAACTTATCCTGGGCTCTTTGTTGATACTTTGGGCCAATGATACCGGCGCATACTTTGCCGGTGTAAGGTATGGAAAAAGGAAGCTATTTGAGAGGGTCTCACCAAAGAAATCGTGGGAGGGTAGTATTGGAGGCCTGCTTTTGGCCCTGGCAATGGCATACGGACTGCATTATACAACCGATGTACTGATGCCCTGGCAGTGGCTCTGTGTGGGTTTCATCATTATAATAGGAGGCACGTATGGCGACCTTGTAGAATCATTATTTAAAAGAAGCATAGAAATCAAAGACTCAGGCAGATTGATACCGGGGCATGGAGGATTCCTTGATCGTTTTGACGGACTCCTGCTTTCAGCCCCTTTCATTACTACTTTCTTGAAAATCTTTTAA
- a CDS encoding putative signal transducing protein — protein MKGWQKVFETDQSYHAEIVKDVLEDNNITPVLINKRDSSLNNFGQYEVHVASEDVLRALQIIKNDINFK, from the coding sequence ATGAAAGGATGGCAAAAAGTATTTGAAACTGATCAATCCTACCATGCAGAAATAGTGAAGGATGTACTCGAAGATAACAATATCACTCCTGTCCTCATTAATAAAAGAGACTCATCCTTAAATAACTTTGGACAATATGAAGTACATGTAGCGTCTGAGGATGTGTTACGTGCGCTACAAATAATAAAAAATGACATCAATTTTAAATAA
- a CDS encoding CPBP family intramembrane glutamic endopeptidase, producing the protein MDKFDNNIHLSEGRSSAASAIFIFGLALLGAIIGSQLGMFLSIPFYPGSLMEMAEALADPTGDPALRIPLFISQGFGTLLGMIITPFIYLKIREKKDLSIFFSKPVGWVPIGMTFGIVMAFMIVNSLFIEWNANIHFPEFMKGFEEWAREKEDALAKITLFITKFDGPLDLAIAFFVIAILAPLGEELLFRGFIQNELHTATRNIHVAIWVSAILFSAIHMQFFGFVPRLLLGALFGYLYYWSGNLWVPVTAHFINNGFTVVVLYLHQQGFISFDIENTESVPLSAALIFTIITVGLLYYFRSYFLRKQVK; encoded by the coding sequence ATGGATAAATTCGACAATAATATACATCTGTCAGAAGGCAGAAGTTCCGCAGCTTCTGCAATTTTTATATTTGGTCTGGCATTGCTCGGGGCTATTATTGGGTCTCAATTAGGAATGTTTTTATCTATCCCCTTTTACCCGGGCTCTCTTATGGAGATGGCAGAAGCACTCGCAGACCCTACCGGAGACCCTGCGTTAAGGATTCCATTGTTCATTAGTCAGGGATTCGGCACGTTATTGGGAATGATCATCACACCATTTATATATTTAAAAATCCGAGAAAAAAAGGACTTGAGTATATTTTTCAGTAAGCCTGTGGGTTGGGTACCTATTGGGATGACGTTTGGAATTGTGATGGCTTTTATGATAGTAAACTCATTATTTATTGAGTGGAATGCCAATATTCATTTCCCTGAATTTATGAAGGGGTTTGAGGAATGGGCACGGGAAAAGGAAGATGCACTGGCTAAGATCACCCTGTTTATTACAAAATTTGACGGGCCGCTCGATCTCGCTATTGCTTTCTTCGTTATTGCAATACTCGCTCCTTTGGGCGAAGAGCTGCTGTTTAGAGGATTTATTCAGAACGAACTACATACAGCTACGCGAAACATCCATGTTGCCATTTGGGTATCGGCAATACTTTTTAGTGCCATTCATATGCAGTTCTTTGGTTTCGTCCCCAGGTTGCTATTAGGTGCACTGTTCGGCTATTTGTATTATTGGTCAGGAAATTTATGGGTACCTGTCACGGCTCATTTTATCAACAACGGCTTTACCGTAGTGGTACTTTACCTTCATCAGCAGGGGTTTATAAGCTTTGATATAGAAAATACTGAGTCAGTACCTTTGTCTGCTGCTTTAATATTCACTATTATTACCGTTGGACTATTATACTATTTCAGGAGTTATTTTTTGAGAAAGCAAGTTAAATGA
- the dusB gene encoding tRNA dihydrouridine synthase DusB — MVKIGNVEIGEFPLLLAPMEDVSDPPFRAVCKENGADLMFTEFISSEGLIRNAEKSVQKLDIYDYERPIGIQIFGDKIESMREAAAIAEEAQPEMVDINYGCPVKKVACKGAGAGILLDIPKMQKMTEEIVKQVSLPVTVKTRLGWDDSTIKIVEVAKRLQDVGIKALTIHGRTRKQMYKGEADWTKIAEVKNHPDIHIPIFGNGDIDSPEKALEYKNKYGVDGIMIGRAAIGYPWIFNEIKHYLKTGTTLPAPAMADRVAVAKKHLNFSVEWKGEITGIFEMRRHYTNYFRGIPNFKPFRTRLVESESHTELISILDEIGETFVEAYA, encoded by the coding sequence ATGGTTAAGATAGGAAATGTAGAGATAGGTGAATTCCCTTTGTTACTTGCCCCCATGGAAGACGTGAGTGATCCACCGTTTAGGGCAGTATGCAAAGAAAATGGTGCAGACCTTATGTTTACGGAGTTTATTTCTTCCGAAGGACTTATCCGAAATGCAGAAAAGAGCGTTCAGAAGCTTGATATTTACGATTACGAACGCCCTATCGGCATTCAGATCTTCGGGGATAAGATAGAGTCTATGAGAGAGGCGGCAGCCATTGCCGAGGAAGCACAGCCGGAGATGGTGGATATCAACTATGGCTGTCCTGTAAAAAAAGTGGCATGTAAAGGTGCTGGTGCAGGCATTCTGCTCGACATTCCGAAAATGCAAAAAATGACCGAAGAGATAGTTAAGCAGGTCTCTCTCCCTGTCACTGTAAAGACAAGGCTGGGCTGGGACGACAGCACAATAAAAATTGTAGAGGTTGCTAAACGGTTACAGGATGTAGGCATTAAGGCGCTCACCATTCACGGTCGCACCCGTAAACAAATGTATAAGGGAGAGGCTGACTGGACAAAGATTGCCGAAGTAAAAAATCACCCCGATATTCATATTCCTATCTTTGGAAACGGTGATATTGATTCTCCTGAAAAAGCTTTGGAATATAAAAATAAGTATGGTGTTGATGGCATTATGATAGGCCGAGCCGCTATTGGCTATCCATGGATTTTCAATGAGATCAAACATTACCTTAAAACGGGTACTACATTACCCGCACCAGCTATGGCTGACAGAGTAGCGGTAGCTAAAAAACATCTTAATTTTTCTGTGGAGTGGAAAGGGGAAATTACAGGCATTTTTGAAATGCGAAGGCACTATACCAACTATTTTAGAGGTATTCCTAATTTTAAACCATTTAGAACGAGACTGGTGGAGTCAGAGTCACATACAGAACTAATCAGTATTTTAGATGAAATCGGCGAAACTTTTGTAGAAGCCTACGCGTAA